CAGTCTATACTGGAGCCATATGTAGTGCACCCTGTGCAGTATATACTGGACTATCCACTGGCTTTCGGACTGCTTGGGCTCTCGGGAGTCGGATACAAATCTTACTCTAAAGTTTCTGAAAAGGGGCTGGCTCAGTACGGTGCAATAGTAGCCGGAGTGGCGCTAGGCATACTTGGAAGGTTTGCAAGCCATGTGACTGCTGGGGCTATTTTCTTCAAGGAATACGCTGGAGACCGGAATGCCTGGATATATTCAAGTATATACAACGGGACTTTTTTAAGTTTAGAGCTTGTCATAACTGTAGTTGCGATACTGCTTCTGTGGAAGCCTCTAGAGAGGATTGGAGCTGAAAAATAGGATATGAGATATATACTGATTTCTAACGGGGACTTTGCGGCTGAGACTGCCGGGAAAATAGATTGGAACGAGTCTGTAAAGATCTGTGTAGATGGAGGAGCGAGACATTTCAAAGAGCTCGGGATAGATCCTGATATGATAATAGGGGATCTTGACTCGGCAGATAGAGATACTGTCGATTACTTCAGAGATAGAGGGGTGGAGGTTTTGAGACATCCCTCTAAAAAAGACAAGACCGACACAGAAATAGCTGTGGAATACGCCCTTGAAAACGGAGCCAGCGAAATTCTGCTTCTAGGCTCTACAGGATCTAGAGTGGACCATATGATGGGAAATATAAATCTGCTGCATAGGTTGAAGGCCCAGAACATATCGGCCAAGATGGTGGATGCAGAAAATGAGATAAGCATAATCTCCGGGGAGTACGAGCTGGAGATGGATGAAAACTACAAGTACATCTCTCTGATTCCATACGGAGGCGAAGTGAAAGCCGTGACGCTTAGAGGCTTTGAATACGAGCTCACAGAGCGGGACTTCACGGTTTCGGACACGCTGGGCATAAGCAATGAAATAGCAAGTGGTAGAGCCCATATAAGCATAGGCTCTGGAGAGATGATGCTCATAAAGTCCAGATAATGTAAAATAAAAAAGGGCAGAAAAAAGGCTTCCTATTTAGGAAGCCTATTATATTGCTCTTTCTACATTACCAGATCTTAAGCATCTTGTACATACGTTGACTCTCTTTGGAGATCCATCAACTATAGCTTTAACTTTACGCACGTTTGGCGACCAAGTTCTATTGCTTTTACGGTTAGAGAAAGTAACTAGATGTCCCGATATTTTACCTTTTCCACAAACTTCACAGAATTTTGCCACGATTAAACACCTCCTACTACTTACGTATGAAAAATTACATTACATCTCATTGTAGCATAGGAGGACTGTATTTTCAAGAAAAATTAAGAATATATCATCTCTGAATCTAAAAGTTGAACAAGACGAGACGATAGGGTAAAATAATATTACAGGAAAATTTTATAAAAAACAAGAGGAGGTATTCAAATGCCAGCTAAGTTGACTAATGAATACGGAGATATAAATATAGAGGACGGAGTGATTTCTTCCATAGCTGGAATAGCTGCTATGGAGTGCTACGGACTTGTTGGGATGGCCAGCAAAGGCGGCACAGACGGTCTGGTGGAGCTGCTTAGAAGAGAGAATCTCTCTAA
This is a stretch of genomic DNA from Andreesenia angusta. It encodes these proteins:
- the thiT gene encoding energy-coupled thiamine transporter ThiT — protein: MVEKRSRGMSVKFIVEAGIMVALATILSYVKLYHMPQGGSVTAGSMVPIVLVGLRYGVKKGVLVGMLYGVLQSILEPYVVHPVQYILDYPLAFGLLGLSGVGYKSYSKVSEKGLAQYGAIVAGVALGILGRFASHVTAGAIFFKEYAGDRNAWIYSSIYNGTFLSLELVITVVAILLLWKPLERIGAEK
- a CDS encoding thiamine diphosphokinase gives rise to the protein MRYILISNGDFAAETAGKIDWNESVKICVDGGARHFKELGIDPDMIIGDLDSADRDTVDYFRDRGVEVLRHPSKKDKTDTEIAVEYALENGASEILLLGSTGSRVDHMMGNINLLHRLKAQNISAKMVDAENEISIISGEYELEMDENYKYISLIPYGGEVKAVTLRGFEYELTERDFTVSDTLGISNEIASGRAHISIGSGEMMLIKSR
- the rpmB gene encoding 50S ribosomal protein L28 codes for the protein MAKFCEVCGKGKISGHLVTFSNRKSNRTWSPNVRKVKAIVDGSPKRVNVCTRCLRSGNVERAI